In Thalassophryne amazonica chromosome 14, fThaAma1.1, whole genome shotgun sequence, one DNA window encodes the following:
- the txndc9 gene encoding thioredoxin domain-containing protein 9: MANPVMEYVAKVVEESVKVIEEQVDGELSKLDDDMDRLREKRLQALKAAQKQKQDWLSKGHGEYREIPSEKDFFGEVKESKNVVCHFYRNSTFRCKILDKHLAILAKKHIETKFITLDVEKAPFLSERLRIKVIPTLALLIDGKTKDYVVGFTDLGNTDEFSTEMLEWRLGCAGVINYSGNLMEPPTQTHTSAKKFTKVEKKTIRGRGYDSDSDSEVD; encoded by the exons ATGGCCAACCCAGTGATGGAATATGTAGCTAAGGTGGTAGAAGAGTCAGTCAAGGTGATTGAAGAACAGGTGGATGGAGAGTTGAGCAAGTTGGACGATGACATGGACAGACTGAGGGAGAAGCGGCTGCAGGCACTTAAAGCGGCACAGAAACAGAAGCAG GACTGGTTGTCTAAAGGCCACGGAGAGTACAGAGAAATTCCCAGCGAGAAAGACTTCTTCGGCGAAGTCAAAGAGAGCAAGAACGTAGTGTGTCATTTCTACAGAAACTCCACTTTCAG GTGTAAAATTCTGGACAAACACTTGGCTATCTTGGCCAAAAAGCACATCGAGACCAAATTTATCACACTGGATGTGGAGAAGGCCCCGTTCCTGTCAGAGCGGCTGAGGATTAAAGTCATTCCAACCCTGGCTCTGCTCATCGACGGTAAAACTAAGGACTACGTAGTTGGTTTCACTGACCTAGGAAACACGGACGAGTTTTCCACAGAGATGCTCGAATGGAGGCTCGGCTGCGCCGGTGTCATTAACTACAG TGGGAACCTGATGGAGccccccacacagacacacacatctgCCAAAAAGTTCACAAAAGTGGAGAAGAAAACCATCAGAGGACGAGGTTATGACTCAGACTCAGATTCTGAGGTCGACTGA
- the mrpl30 gene encoding 39S ribosomal protein L30, mitochondrial: protein MMSFLCKSLCAAPVKVLTGTTLGPSPWFYSIRSKFVKARIPKEIFTERAKEHERFGGDPNQVHKLHIVMRVKCVIGRPYWEKEMVKHFGLEKARTPVIHKNIPSVNSQLKFIKHLVHIQPLKTPYGLPTEQDMADSYINSKGELIIRRLIQPIEPKAIES from the exons atgatGTCTTTTCTGTGTAAAAGTCTCTGCGCTGCACCAGTCAAG GTCCTAACGGGCACCACGCTAGGACCGTCTCCTTGGTTCTACTCCATTCGCAGCAAATTCGTTAAAGCCAGAATCCCAAAAGAG ATTTTTACTGAAAGAGCAAAAGAACATGAGCGGTTCGGTGGAGATCCAAACCAAGTACACAAACTGCACATAGTGATGCGTGTTAAATGTGTGATAGGACGACCATACTGGGAAAAAGAAATGGTGAAACACTTCGGTCTGGAAAAA GCACGGACGCCTGTAATCCATAAGAACATACCCTCAGTCAACAGCCAGCTAAAATTTATCAAGCACCTTGTGCA tatccAGCCACTAAAGACGCCATATGGCCTCCCCACTGAACAGGACATGGCCGACAGCTACATCAACAGTAAAGGAGAGCTGATAATACGTCGCCTCATCCAGCCCATTGAACCCAAAGCCATCGAGTCGTAG